In the genome of Misgurnus anguillicaudatus chromosome 11, ASM2758022v2, whole genome shotgun sequence, one region contains:
- the cisd1 gene encoding CDGSH iron-sulfur domain-containing protein 1 has translation MSASSTINKAEVITAVSLSVGAAAVGVLIYKSFFSKDKCAKPKVNLDLQKDNPKVVHAFDIEDLGDKAVYCRCWRSKKFPLCDGAHAKHNQETGDNVGPLIIKRKEA, from the exons ATGAGCGCGTCAAGCACCATCAATAAAG CTGAGGTCATCACTGCAGTGTCTCTATCAGTTGGAGCTGCCGCAGTTGGAGTCCTCATTTACAAATCATTCTTCAGCAAAGATAAATGTGCGAAGCCAAAGGTGAACCTTGATCTGCAGAAAGACAACCCCAAAGTGGTACATGCATTTGACATTGAGGACCTGGGTGACAAAGCTGTTTATTGTAGATGCTGGAGATCCAAAAAG TTTCCGCTCTGTGACGGCGCACATGCGAAACACAATCAGGAAACGGGAGACAACGTTGGTCCTCTGATCATAAAACGCAAGGAAGCTTGA
- the ipmka gene encoding inositol polyphosphate multikinase: protein MDSPSVILETLKKRNKEFEAIVRMDGCVPFSNQVAGHKCGINNTGVLQHPDGTILKQLQPPPRGPREMLFYKQVYAKDCTDAKLLDLQQHLPKFYGTWAPQESPNEVYLKLEDVTQGFLRPCIMDVKIGRRSYDPFASQEKREEQIRKYPLMEEIGFLLLGMRVYQMDSKSYITHDQFYGRSLGKDTVKNGLARFFNNGKDIRRDAISLIICKIQSILRWFENQTQMHFYASSLLLVYEGFPHGVNGTKHRRIELMQESECNHTSLTQSGRPCSQPYDTDLLHDIRSERNINGTCGESEDIGMEHQKEVGPEESVEVKMIDFAHVFISDSPDESYMYGLRNLLSNLEEILKD from the exons ATGGACTCACCATCTGTAATCCTGGAAACActgaaaaagagaaataaagagTTTGAGGCAATAGTgcggatggatggatgtgtgCCCTTCTCAAATCAGGTGGCCGGACATAAATGCGGAATCAATAAC ACTGGTGTTCTGCAGCATCCTGATGGCACAATACTCAAACAGCTACAACCTCCTCCGAGAGGCCCCCGAGAGATGCTCTTTTACAAACAG GTTTATGCTAAAGACTGCACAGATGCAAAGCTACTGGATCTGCAGCAACATCTTCCCAAGTTCTATGGCACATGGGCACCACAGGAGTCCCCAAATG AGGTCTATCTAAAGCTGGAGGATGTGACACAGGGGTTTTTACGGCCCTGCATCATGGATGTGAAGATCGGGAGAAGAAGTTACGATCCGTTCGCATCACAAGAGAAACGTGAAGAGCAGATCAGGAAGTATCCTCTGATGGAGGAGATCGGCTTTCTGTTACTGGGAATGAGG GTGTACCAGATGGACTCAAAGAGCTACATTACCCATGACCAGTTCTATGGACGTAGTCTTGGAAAGGACACAGTTAAAAATG GGTTGGCTAGATTCTTCAATAATGGTAAAGACATAAGGAGAGATGCAATTTCCCTGATCATCTGTAAAATCCAAAGCATCCTCCGCTGGTTTGAGAACCAGACTCAGATGCATTTCTATGCCAGTTCTCTGCTGCTGGTCTATGAAGGTTTTCCCCACGGAGTCAATGGAACGAAACACAGGAGAATTGAGCTTATGCAGGAGTCAGAGTGTAACCACACCAGTTTAACCCAATCAGGACGCCCATGCAGTCAACCATACGACACTGATCTTCTTCATGACATCCGGAGTGAGAGGAACATTAATGGAACTTGTGGAGAAAGTGAGGACATTGGTATGGAGCATCAGAAAGAGGTCGGACCAGAAGAAAGTGTGGAGGTGAAGATGATTGATTTCGCTCATGTGTTTATTAGTGACAGTCCAGATGAGAGCTATATGTATGGACTGAGGAACCTTCTATCAAACTTAGAGGAAATATTAAAGGACTAA